In a single window of the Anabas testudineus chromosome 19, fAnaTes1.2, whole genome shotgun sequence genome:
- the LOC113155945 gene encoding cholesterol 25-hydroxylase-like protein, translating to MLLQPLWTFLLGHSSLLHSPFFPVLFSLSVYLSFCLPFLLLDVLAHRWTLVRRYKLQPHSSISWASVRSCLALTLYNHLVFIFPLTVMHWYLRPVHLPVEAPALPRLLIQVLVCLLLFDFQSFVWHLLHHRVPWLYRTFHKVHHTYTSTSALTAEYSGAWETLSLGVFAAANPLLLGCHPLTELAFFMLNIWLSVEDHCGYDLPWATHRLVPLGLYGGARHHDLHHLKSKCNYAPYFTHWDRLAGTLCTQD from the exons ATGttgctgcagcctctctggaCTTTCCTCCTGGGACACTCTTCCCTGCTCCACTCCCCGTTCTTCCCcgtcctcttctccctctctgtctacctgtccTTCTGTCTGCCCTTCCTGCTGCTGGACGTGCTGGCCCACAGGTGGACCCTGGTGCGCAGGTACAAGTTGCAGCCTCACAGCTCCATCAGCTGGGCCTCGGTGCGGAGCTGCCTGGCTTTGACGCTCTACAACCACCTGGTCTTCATCTTCCCCCTGACCGTGATGCACTGGTACCTGAGGCCGGTGCACCTGCCCGTTGAGGCCCCGGCCCTCCCCCGGCTGCTAATTCAGGTGCTGGTCTGCCTCCTGCTCTTCGACTTCCAGAGCTTCGTATGGCACTTGCTGCACCACAGAGTGCCCTGGCTCTACCGCACCTTCCACAAG GTGCACCACACATACACCTCCACCTCCGCCCTGACTGCTGAATACTCCGGGGCCTGGGAGACTCTCAGCCTGGGTGTCTTCGCTGCCGCCAACCCCCTCCTGCTGGGCTGCCACCCCCTCACCGAGCTGGCCTTCTTCATGCTAAACATCTGGCTGTCGGTGGAGGACCACTGCGGCTACGACCTGCCCTGGGCCACCCACCGTCTGGTGCCGCTGGGGCTGTATGGTGGAGCCCGCCACCACGACCTTCATCACCTCAAGTCCAAGTGCAACTATGCTCCCTACTTCACGCACTGGGACCGGCTGGCCGGGACGCTGTGCACACAGGACTGA
- the LOC113156690 gene encoding interferon-induced protein with tetratricopeptide repeats 5-like, which translates to MNQPLDSSGSVLRLFSAEYHEYFNMSSHADTDRFTWDLRQEDMDLDDLSRQLQDAREQQGEQFHAYSHLAYVRYLQGRPEEAESILSQSEEKIRECYGEKSDLRLIVMYGDLAWLKYHRGDYTQSQNYYKRVQDVLFQHPTGSPAVLHPEVYGEKAWTFLKFSVSYHHKAIDCFCRALELQPDASEWNKGYTIALYRTEPRNAETTPGAEDSPATKQLSRALDLDPDDGFLLALLALKLAAHHKHQEAKSLVERALLLSPDDPQVICHVGRYLRQQGQLDRSIDLLQRVLRRSSRSHFIHHQLALCYRKKKLNLFTRRQSTVAQREIREWRRLCIQHLEEAVTIKPTFLFALAELPQQYMEEGDVVRAQKLILQSLDLLSNRDERIRQFVHLRSGQFYLHHNNQEHEAITHFTQGLLITTRTMEGRQCAQNLRKIAEQCLVRDRSDIKAHGLLGLVNRCEGEERTAGQF; encoded by the exons ATGAATCAGCCTCTGGACTCATCTGGATCAGTGCTGCgacttttctctgctgagtATCACGAATATTTCAACATGAG CAGTCATGCAGACACAGATCGCTTCACCTGGGATCTGAGGCAGGAAGACATGGACCTGGACGACCTGAGCAGGCAACTCCAAGATGCCAGAGAGCAGCAGGGTGAACAGTTCCATGCTTACAGCCACCTGGCTTATGTCAG GTATCTTCAGGGTCGACCAGAAGAGGCGGAATCAATTCTCAGCCAGTCAGAGGAGAAGATCAGAGAGTGTTACGGTGAGAAGAGCGATCTTCGTCTCATTGTGATGTACGGAGACCTGGCCTGGCTGAAGTACCACAGAGGAGACTACACACAGTCGCAGAACTACTACAAGAGAGTCCAGGACGTTCTG TTTCAGCATCCCACTGGTTCCCCCGCTGTTCTCCACCCAGAGGTTTATGGAGAGAAGGCCTGGACCTTCCTCAAGTTCTCTGTATCCTACCACCACAAAGCCATCGACTGTTTCTGCAGAGCGCTGGAGCTGCAGCCTGATGCCAGCGAGTGGAACAAAGGCTACACAATAGCTCTGTACCGCACAGAACCG agaaatgcagaaacaacTCCAGGAGCTGAGGACTCTCCAGCCACCAAACAGCTCAGTCGAGCGTTGGACCTGGACCCTGATGATGGCTTCCTGCTGGCTCTGCTGGCTCTGAAACTTGCAGCCCATCACAAACACCAGGAGGCTAAAAGTCTGGTAGAGAGAGCACTGCTGCTCAGTCCTGACGATCCACAGGTCATCTGCCACGTTGGCCGGTACCTTCGCCAACAG GGTCAGCTGGATCGGTCGATCGATCTGCTGCAGCGAGTTCTGAGGAGGAGCAGCCGGTCACATTTCATCCACCATCAGCTGGCTCTGTGCTACAGGAAGAAGAAGCTCAACCTTTTCACCAGGAGACAGTCCACTGTTGCACAAAGAG AAATCCGTGAGTGGAGGCGTCTGTGTATTCAGCATCTGGAGGAAGCCGTCACAATAAAACCCACCTTCCTGTTCGCACTGGCTGAACTGCCACAGCAGTACATGGAAGAGGGAGATGTTGTCAG GGCTCAGAAGCTGATCCTACAGTCCTTGGACCTGTTGTCCAACAGGGACGAGCGTATTCGTCAGTTCGTCCACCTGCGCAGTGGACAGTTCTACCTGCACCACAACAACCAGGAGCACGAGGCtatcacacacttcacacag GGTCTGCTGATCACGACGAGGACCATGGAGGGCAGACAGTGTGCTCAG AATCTTAGAAAGATTGCAGAACAATGTCTGGTCAGAGACAGAAGCGACATCAAGGCTCATGGTCTGCTGGGTCTGGTGAACAGATgtgagggagaagagaggacaGCTGGGCAGTTTTAA